The following is a genomic window from Pecten maximus chromosome 19, xPecMax1.1, whole genome shotgun sequence.
ATGACTTTAAAGTTGCATCATCTGGCTATTCGCAACTTTCGAACAGGTCTATTTTACTTCACAATCCATTTTTAACGCAAAGCGCGTATATGGACCATGGCGATCTTTTTGGTATGGTGAAAATCACTTGTATTCCAGGATCTTAAATGTATTTTGGGATGTAAAATGAATTTCGGGATCCTAAATATATTCCGGGATCTTAAATGTATTCCGGGATCCTCAATATATTCCGGGATCTTAAATGTATTCCGGGATCTAAAATGTATTCCGGTATCCTCAATATATTCCGGGATCTTAAATGTATTCCCGAGAGCTTTTATGTATTCTTTTGATCATAAATGAATTTCAGGATGTAAAATATATTCCGGGATCTAAAATATATCCATGGATTTCAAATGAATTCCGAAAGTTTCAAGTATTCATGGAGCTCAAATGTGTTCCGGGATCTTGAATGTATTCTTGGAATCTTCAATGCATTAATTATGAGTCCATAAGGTATTTTATGTTGAAGGCCGAGTATATgaagtatttaatgttttaaatggaTGTTTTATTCATGATAttcatactttatatattttccagTAGATTACCAACTATGACCGATTTAAGCTTCATCAACAAACCCCAGTCACAACCGATCAAATACAAGTCCATTATTGACGTTTTCAATGAGAATGCGAGCGAGTTTCCGGAGAAGGAAATATGCATCCAGCGTTTCCCTGACGGATCTCGACGTCCGATAACCTACAGCGACCTGAAGCGGAAGTCAATGAGGACTGCTTCGTACCTGGTGGGTCAAGGTATTAAAGTAGGAGATAAAGTAGGAATCGCGGGTCAGAACTCGATAGAATGGATCATCGGGGAGCTAGCTATCCTCATGGCAGGCGCCGTCAGTGTTCATCTGCCAATGTTCGAAGGGAATTTCCGGAAGACCCTCGAAGGAATACAGATTTCAGAATGTAAGTCAGCTCTACTTGATCCAGAGAACGACGTCAAGTTTTTAGAAGACATCGAGGAATATGTAAGCAACAATCCATCAAATGAAAGAAGTGGATCAGAGAACCTGGTCTTTGTCCTACTCCGGAAGCATGGGAAATCTACCCTACCTGATGTGGAATCAATGGAAAAATCAGATGAATCTCACACAGAGCGGAAACTTCCTCGAATCTTTCCGGAGACCACGGCCATTATTTTATGACATCTGGTTCAACAGGAAAGCCTAAAATGGTTGAATATACACATTTAGCATTAGTTAACACGGGATCCGCTTACATGTTCACTCGCGGTGTCGGCGAGAAAGGGGAATCATTCTTCAACGATCGACCTTTCTCCTGGATGGGAggtagtattatatactgtctACTACAGGCGGACACAAGAGTGTTTCGGGATGGCAGGATAACTGCGAAAGGAGGCGATATTATGGACCTCTGGAATATCATCATGGAAGAAAAATGCACCAGTGGTCTTTTCCTGCCTTTCACCATCTATGATATGTTGCAGAACAAAGATAAAATCGCCAAGACAGGATACCGAATGAAATCCGTCATCACTggaggtcaaataatcaaacgTAAAGAGACAGGGATTCTAGGAGAGGTTTGTGAAAGCTTGTACATGCTGTATGGGTCAACAGAGGTAGGCATAGTGACTTACTGTCAAATAGACGGACGCATGGAAACTGGACGTCTTGGGTCCGTTTTCCCCGGAGTTCAAATCAAAGTCGTTGGTGAAGATTTGAATACGGTTGTTCGTGGGGAAATGGGTacactttatataaaatcaCCTTGGATGTTGAAAGGATACTTCAACGCAACAGAAGATCAAAATAAATCCATTGTAGACGGCTGGATGAATACAGGAGACGTCGGGATTCTAAGGACAGACGGACAACTCATAATCAAAGGgaaaatgaacaatatcatCAAACGAGGCACTCTAAAAGTGCTATCGGGGGAGGTTGAAGAATGCATAGCCACA
Proteins encoded in this region:
- the LOC117317487 gene encoding bacitracin synthase 1-like gives rise to the protein MTDLSFINKPQSQPIKYKSIIDVFNENASEFPEKEICIQRFPDGSRRPITYSDLKRKSMRTASYLVGQGIKVGDKVGIAGQNSIEWIIGELAILMAGAVSVHLPMFEGNFRKTLEGIQISECKSALLDPENDVKFLEDIEEYVSNNPSNERSGSENLVFVLLRKHGKSTLPDVESMEKSDESHTERKLPRIFPETTAIIL
- the LOC117317488 gene encoding salicylyl-CoA synthase / salicylate adenylyltransferase-like; its protein translation is MVEYTHLALVNTGSAYMFTRGVGEKGESFFNDRPFSWMGGSIIYCLLQADTRVFRDGRITAKGGDIMDLWNIIMEEKCTSGLFLPFTIYDMLQNKDKIAKTGYRMKSVITGGQIIKRKETGILGEVCESLYMLYGSTEVGIVTYCQIDGRMETGRLGSVFPGVQIKVVGEDLNTVVRGEMGTLYIKSPWMLKGYFNATEDQNKSIVDGWMNTGDVGILRTDGQLIIKGKMNNIIKRGTLKVLSGEVEECIATIAGVKDAVVIAVPDPRLYEEVCACVVLDKNTSVTIQDVRTRCAENLGDNVVGQAPTFYLVFDTLPQLGTGKPDKVKIKQDAMSRLGINTQ